In Scylla paramamosain isolate STU-SP2022 chromosome 30, ASM3559412v1, whole genome shotgun sequence, the following are encoded in one genomic region:
- the LOC135116055 gene encoding uncharacterized protein LOC135116055, whose protein sequence is MGVLLRLLVEDPWLIWSKRNVLLHPSSAEEHPIMRHTSLMACQLSGHNLEHMASWKPGTERQYSPHIKRYAAIWEVKPGLQRIRTMDPLHSISLKDQSLKLVMLMALMQAARVQTLHLLMLRNIAFGEDSVSVLLGGNIKQCKSKFNVHTIEFRAYTQDNRLCVFMTMKEHIERTEKLLTEFVNADGKLLISYIKPYRSVSEDMVARWLKTMSDSVGLTPRGSL, encoded by the exons ATGGGCGTGCTACTTCGGCTGCTGGTAGAGGACCCTTGGCTCATATGGAGCAAGAGGAATGTGCTCCTGCATCCGTCCTCTGCGGAGGAGCACCCAATAATGAGGCACACCAGTTTGATGGCTTGTCAGCTGTCAGGACACAACTTGGAGCACATGGCTTCCTGGAAACCAGGGACTGAAAGACAATACAGCCCTCACATCAAGAG GTATGCAGCGATCTGGGAGGTGAAACCTGGGTTGCAGAGGATAAGGACCATGGACCCACTGCACAGCATTTCTTTGAAGGACCAGTCACTCAAGttggtgatgctgatggcacTGATGCAAGCAGCCAGGGTTCAAACATTGCACTTGTTAATGCTGAGGAACATCGCCTTTGGAGAAGACtctgtttcagttttgttaggGGGTAACATCAAGCAATGCAAGTCCAAGTTTAATGTTCATACAATTGAGTTTAGAGCTTATACTCAGGATAACAGGCTGTGTGTATTTATGACCATGAAGGAACATATAGAGAGAACTGAGAAGCTCCTGACAGAATTTGTGAATGCAGATGGGAAACTACTCATCAGTTACATAAAACCTTATAGGAGTGTTTCTGAAGACATGGTGGCCAGGTGGCTCAAGACAATGTCAGATAGTGTGGGATTGACACCAAGAGGTTCACTGTAG